The Cryptococcus neoformans var. neoformans B-3501A chromosome 4, whole genome shotgun sequence genome has a window encoding:
- a CDS encoding hypothetical protein (Match to ESTs gb|CF191776.1|CF191776, gb|CF190186.1|CF190186; HMMPfam hit to Auxin_eff, Auxin Efflux Carrier, score: 174.7, E(): 1.9e-49) yields MYQDVVPIETLLRTVFNSIFEVILLCVAGYVLARAGVTDKATQRKLNVINVSLFTPALLFSKVAYSLTPAKLKELWIIPLGFILITGLSALVAWFLAKVFRLSKSQTAFAICASMFQNSNSLPIALIQALVTTVPGLKWGFDDSKDQMLGRALTYLVLYSTLGMMLRWSWGVKLLSNADDEVDQTQHNHGLVHDTGLVQSPGHIEENGHESRSPFFSSEDNQTWRGRGALIGVTPTMIRDASSSPTTPFGAPGPVHSFSPRRQSTTGTSTRSHSIMSATKRSRTLSRTESGREFWGLPEAPRNHRIELIEEDSSDEEDEEWGNYAQPGLRLRLDPPSTKLQACWRGLQKKATSVGKSLNAFMTVPMYAALLSIFIAMVQPLQREMAKFKPLEQAIKGAGQCSIPVTLVVLGAFFYTPPSTHPPSSGPHLGETPTRPSNFFERKFRAIAGLRPSDQKAYPRENRTVFVAVISRMILVPMLMMPLLALMAKYDFFETAADPVFVLCTVLLVSSPPALTLAQITQAASGDAFERLISKTISWSYAVLTPPLTLIYVVIGLVFGRL; encoded by the exons ATGTACCAGGACGTTGTGCCGA TCGAAACATTACTTCGGACTGTCTTTAAT TCCATCTTCGAAGTCATTCTGTTATGTGTTGCGGGTTATGTACTTGCCCGCGCTGGGGTGACGGATAAAGCGACCCAGAGAAAGCTGAATGTCATCAACGTCTCCCTGTTCACCCCAGCTTTGCTGTTCTCAAAG GTGGCTTACTCTCTTACACCTGCAAAGCTGAAAGAACTATGGATCATCCCTCTTGG TTTTATCCTCATCACTGGTCTTTCGGCCTTAGTAGCGTGGTTCCTTGCCAAGGTGTTCAGGCTTTCCAAATCGCAGAC GGCTTTTGCCATTTGTGCCTCGATGTTTCAAAATAGCAATTCTTTGCCAATCGCCTTGATCCAG GCTTTGGTGACTACAGTCCCCGGCCTCAAATGGGGATTCGACGACTCCAAAGATCAAATGCTGGGTCGAGCCCTCACCTATCTTGTCCTCTACTCCACCCTCGGTATGATGCTACGATGGTCATGGGGCGTTAAGCTTCTCTCTAATGCCGACGATGAAGTGGACCAGACTCAGCATAATCACGGCTTAGTTCATGACACGGGGCTTGTACAGTCACCTGGACACATTGAAGAGAATGGACATGAGAGCAGGTcgcctttcttttcttctgaGGACAACCAAACTTGGCGGGGACGTGGCGCATTAATCGGTGTAACACCGACTATGATTCGTGatgcttcctcttctccaactaCTCCCTTCGGAGCTCCTGGGCCGGTACACTCTTTTTCGCCCCGAAGGCAGTCAACTACCGGAACCAGCACGCGAAGTCATTCGATCATGAGTGCTACGAAGAGGTCGAGGACTCTAAGCAGGACTGAGAGTGGTCGAGAGTTTTGGGGACTACCTGAAGCCCCCAGAAATCACAGGATCGAGCTGATCGAGGAAGATAGcagtgatgaggaggacgaggaatGG GGGAATTACGCACAACCTGGTCTTCGCCTTCGCCTCGATCCTCCTTCCACAAAGCTTCAAGCTTGTTGGCGTGGACTGCAAAAGAAAGCAACGTCTGTCGGCAAGAGCTTGAATGCGTTCATGACTGTCCCCATGTATGCTGCGCTGTTGTCAATCTTCATTGCGATGGTACAGCCTTTGCAGCGGGAAATGGCCAAATTTAAACCTCTAGAACAAGCGATCAAGGGTGCTGGACAATGTTCAA TTCCCGTCACTTTAGTGGTCCTAGGCGCTTTCTTCTACACCCCTCCTTCtacccatcctccttcctccggTCCTCACCTTGGCGAAACTCCAACCCGACCATCCAACTTCTTCGAGCGCAAGTTTCGTGCCATCGCTGGCTTGCGTCCCTCCGATCAGAAGGCTTATCCCCGAGAAAATCGAACTGTTTTCGTCGCTGTGATCAGTCGAATGATTCTTGTGCCAATGCTAATGATGCCGCTTTTGGCGTTGATGGCCAAGTATGACTTCTTTGAAACTGCTGCAGACCCAGTTTTTGTGCTCTGTACAGTGCTATTGGTTTCTTCC CCTCCGGCTCTGACGTTGGCACAAATCACTCAAGCAGCATCTGGTGATGCGTTCGAAAGGTTGATATCCAAGACAATCAGTTGGTCGTATGCTGTTCTCACACCGCC CTTGACTCTCATCTATGTTGTTATCGGCTTGGTTTTCGGGAGATTGTAA
- a CDS encoding hypothetical protein (Match to ESTs gb|CF191776.1|CF191776, gb|CF190186.1|CF190186; HMMPfam hit to Auxin_eff, Auxin Efflux Carrier, score: 148.5, E(): 1.4e-41), whose translation MYQDVVPIETLLRTVFNSIFEVILLCVAGYVLARAGVTDKATQRKLNVINVSLFTPALLFSKVAYSLTPAKLKELWIIPLGFILITGLSALVAWFLAKVFRLSKSQTAFAICASMFQNSNSLPIALIQALVTTVPGLKWGFDDSKDQMLGRALTYLVLYSTLVDQTQHNHGLVHDTGLVQSPGHIEENGHESRSPFFSSEDNQTWRGRGALIGVTPTMIRDASSSPTTPFGAPGPVHSFSPRRQSTTGTSTRSHSIMSATKRSRTLSRTESGREFWGLPEAPRNHRIELIEEDSSDEEDEEWGNYAQPGLRLRLDPPSTKLQACWRGLQKKATSVGKSLNAFMTVPMYAALLSIFIAMVQPLQREMAKFKPLEQAIKGAGQCSIPVTLVVLGAFFYTPPSTHPPSSGPHLGETPTRPSNFFERKFRAIAGLRPSDQKAYPRENRTVFVAVISRMILVPMLMMPLLALMAKYDFFETAADPVFVLCTVLLVSSPPALTLAQITQAASGDAFERLISKTISWSYAVLTPPLTLIYVVIGLVFGRL comes from the exons ATGTACCAGGACGTTGTGCCGA TCGAAACATTACTTCGGACTGTCTTTAAT TCCATCTTCGAAGTCATTCTGTTATGTGTTGCGGGTTATGTACTTGCCCGCGCTGGGGTGACGGATAAAGCGACCCAGAGAAAGCTGAATGTCATCAACGTCTCCCTGTTCACCCCAGCTTTGCTGTTCTCAAAG GTGGCTTACTCTCTTACACCTGCAAAGCTGAAAGAACTATGGATCATCCCTCTTGG TTTTATCCTCATCACTGGTCTTTCGGCCTTAGTAGCGTGGTTCCTTGCCAAGGTGTTCAGGCTTTCCAAATCGCAGAC GGCTTTTGCCATTTGTGCCTCGATGTTTCAAAATAGCAATTCTTTGCCAATCGCCTTGATCCAG GCTTTGGTGACTACAGTCCCCGGCCTCAAATGGGGATTCGACGACTCCAAAGATCAAATGCTGGGTCGAGCCCTCACCTATCTTGTCCTCTACTCCACCCTCG TGGACCAGACTCAGCATAATCACGGCTTAGTTCATGACACGGGGCTTGTACAGTCACCTGGACACATTGAAGAGAATGGACATGAGAGCAGGTcgcctttcttttcttctgaGGACAACCAAACTTGGCGGGGACGTGGCGCATTAATCGGTGTAACACCGACTATGATTCGTGatgcttcctcttctccaactaCTCCCTTCGGAGCTCCTGGGCCGGTACACTCTTTTTCGCCCCGAAGGCAGTCAACTACCGGAACCAGCACGCGAAGTCATTCGATCATGAGTGCTACGAAGAGGTCGAGGACTCTAAGCAGGACTGAGAGTGGTCGAGAGTTTTGGGGACTACCTGAAGCCCCCAGAAATCACAGGATCGAGCTGATCGAGGAAGATAGcagtgatgaggaggacgaggaatGG GGGAATTACGCACAACCTGGTCTTCGCCTTCGCCTCGATCCTCCTTCCACAAAGCTTCAAGCTTGTTGGCGTGGACTGCAAAAGAAAGCAACGTCTGTCGGCAAGAGCTTGAATGCGTTCATGACTGTCCCCATGTATGCTGCGCTGTTGTCAATCTTCATTGCGATGGTACAGCCTTTGCAGCGGGAAATGGCCAAATTTAAACCTCTAGAACAAGCGATCAAGGGTGCTGGACAATGTTCAA TTCCCGTCACTTTAGTGGTCCTAGGCGCTTTCTTCTACACCCCTCCTTCtacccatcctccttcctccggTCCTCACCTTGGCGAAACTCCAACCCGACCATCCAACTTCTTCGAGCGCAAGTTTCGTGCCATCGCTGGCTTGCGTCCCTCCGATCAGAAGGCTTATCCCCGAGAAAATCGAACTGTTTTCGTCGCTGTGATCAGTCGAATGATTCTTGTGCCAATGCTAATGATGCCGCTTTTGGCGTTGATGGCCAAGTATGACTTCTTTGAAACTGCTGCAGACCCAGTTTTTGTGCTCTGTACAGTGCTATTGGTTTCTTCC CCTCCGGCTCTGACGTTGGCACAAATCACTCAAGCAGCATCTGGTGATGCGTTCGAAAGGTTGATATCCAAGACAATCAGTTGGTCGTATGCTGTTCTCACACCGCC CTTGACTCTCATCTATGTTGTTATCGGCTTGGTTTTCGGGAGATTGTAA